The Sorangiineae bacterium MSr11954 DNA segment TCGAAGCGAATGCTCGGCACGAGCGTACCGCGAACGACCTCGCCGAGATCGGGCTTGGCGAGAAAAGCAGCCCCGACATAAGCCAACAAGGAGAGCGCCAGCCATCGAAACACATTGCGAATGAGCTGATAAGAGCCCCATATCTGAAGACAAAGAATCGCCGCGCTCACCACCACCACGATGATCGGGCGCGGCACGGGCACGAGCAGCTCCACCGCGGCCGCCATGCCGCCGATGTCGGCGCCGGCCTCGATGGTGTTGCCGATCAGCACACCGATCAGGGCGGTGTGGAGTATCCAGCGCGGATAATGATCGCGGATGACCGCAAAGAGCCCTTTGCCGGTGACCTGGCCCAGCTTGGACGAGAGATAGACGACCGCGAACATCATGGGAAATGTCACGGGCGCGGTCCACAAGAACGAGGGACCGAGCTTGGCCCCGGCGCTCGCGTAGGTGCCGATGGCCGAGGGATCGTCGTCGGCGGCGCCCGTGATCAGGCCCAATCCGATGGATCTCCAGACCTTCTTTTTTGGCTTCTTTGGCGCCGTCGACGTCCCCGTGCTCCCCGGCTTCTCCGGCTGCGCGGATTGGCGACGTCCAACGGCGGATTGGTGACGTTCGACGTTCGTGGTCATCCGGCGGCGTGGTCATGCAAGCCGTTGGCCCCGAGCGCGCAGCGGCGATACGAGCAGGCCCGGCCGACTCCGTGGCACGCGCAGTGCTCTACTTACGATCATGGACCACGACGCGGACGCTCACTCACGGATCGCGCGCATCGCGCACACCGCCGGACCACCCGAGCATCGAGGCGCGCGGTGCCACGCGTTGGGCCGGCCTTTGGGGCCTCGGTCGGCGCGCGCACCTCGGAACGTCCGCAAATTCCCTGTAAATCGTTGGTCGCGAGCCAATGCGCCACAGCGGGGTATTCCGCGACGCAACGACAGGTTGCGTGCCAATTGGAGGACGTGAGCCATGTTGGCCGGCCTTCGATTGATGGGGGGATGCAAGCGCGAGGTGGTCGTGCGTCTCATGCGCGCGTTTCCAACGGCGAAGATCGCCGTTGGACCTTCCCGGCCGTACGGGCTCTGCGCCTACTCGGAGATCGTCGTTCACACCGAGGCTTGGCAACAGAGCCCATGGAACGCGGGCTACTTCGACGAAGCCCTCGTACCGGCGCTCGAACGCGATCCGGTGATCCTGGACATCAACGGCGATCCCCGCGACGGCGACACGCCGATGCAGGTGCTGACCCGATACCAGCGCTTCCTCGATTGGTCGACCCGCGCGCCACGTGACGCGTACTGGAAAGACCTCCTCGAGGCGCATCGCGCGCTGCACGATTCGAGCAAGCCGCTGGTCCGCGCCGATTACGATCACGCCATCGATGCTTGGGCCTGGATGCTCCGGCTGGATCCGAACGCGACACCGGAGGCGCAATTGGCCATTCTCTTCCACGATATCGAGCGGCTGGTCAGCGAAGCCGATGCCCGACACGAGCACCATGCGCGCGACTACCGCGCCTTCAAAGAGGGCCATGCCCGCGAGGGCGCACGGCTCGCGTCCACCATCTTCGCGCGCTGCGGCATCGCGCCGGAGATGCGCGAACGGGCCACCCGATGGATCGCGCGGCACGAGTCGCCCGAGGGCGGATCGCACGAGCTCGCCCTGTTGAACGACGCCGACGTTCTATCGTTCTTCTCGCTCAACAGCCCGGGCTACCTTCGTTATTTCGGGCGCGAGCAGACCCGACGAAAGGTCGAATATTCCTTTCGGCGTTTGAGCCCGCAGCGGCGCGCGGTGCTCCTGGGGCTGCGGCTGGTGGACGATGTCGAGGAGTTTCTGGACGAACAGCTCGCCCGTGAAGCTCGTGAGGCGCGCGAGGAGGTGTTCGCATGAAGCTCGTCGTGTTCGGATTGACGATTAGCTCGTCATGGGGAAATGGGCACGCCACGCTCTGGCGGGGGCTCTGCCGGGCGCTCGCGCAGGCCTCGCACGAGGTGACGTTCTTCGAGTGCGACGTCCCCTACTACGCGATGCACCGCGATCGGCCCGATCCCGTTGGGTGCACACTGCACCTTTATGAAAAATGGGAGGACGTGCTGCCCAAGGTGCGCGCGACCCTGGCGAACGCGGACGCCGCCATCGTCACGTCGTATTGTCCTCACGCGCGCGCGGCCACGGAGAGCGTGCTGTCGGCGCGCGTGCCCATGCGGGTCTTTTACGATTTGGACACCCCGGTGACCCTCGAGCACTTTCTGCGTGGTGAGACGGTTCGGTACCTGCCGACGGGCCTCCTCGGCGATTTCGATCTGGTGTTGAGCTTTACCGGCGGCGCCGCGCTCGACGCGCTGAGGTACGAGTTGGGCGCGCAGGTGGTCGCGCCGCTCTATGGCAGCGTGGATCCCGAGACGCACCACCCGTGCCCGCCGTCGCGCGCGTACCGCTCCGATTTATCCTATTTGGGAACGTACGCCGAGGATCGGCAGGCCGCGGTCGATCGGCTCTTCCTCGATGTCGCGCGAAAGCTCCCGTCGCATTCGTTCTTTCTCGCGGGCTCCCTCTACCCCGAGGACATCGCATGGCCTCGAAACGTGCGTACCCTTGCGCACTTGCCGCCAGGTGATCACGCGACGTTCTTTGCGTCGTCCAAGCTCACCCTCAACGCCACCCGGGGCGCGATGGCCAAGTGGGGATACTGCCCGTCGGGCCGTCTGTTCGAGGCGGCCGCCTGCGGTGTGCCGATCCTGAGCGATGCGTGGGAGGGGCTGGACCAGTTCTTCGTGCCCGGATCGGAGATCCTCTTGGCGAACGATACCCCCGACGCCGTCAGGGCCATCCACACCGATCCGGGGCACCTCGCGCGCATCGCGGCGCGCGCGCGGGAGCGCACCTTGGACGAGCACTCCGCGGCCGTGCGGGCGCGCGAGCTGGTGCGCCTCTTGGAGTTTCCACCGGAGAGCCAAGCCACGCCGCGGCGTTCGCCGCTTTCGGGGCCCGAAGTTCGCACACCTTCGAGCCTACCTTCCACACCTTCCGCGTCGGGCGGCGCGGCTTCGATGATGAGGAGCTGAGCATGTGGGGCATCGTTCCGGCCGCGGGGATGGGCACCCGCATTCAACCGCTCGCCTTTTCCAAGGAGCTGCTCCCGGTGGGGAGCCGCCTCGACGGCACCATCGAACGGCCATGCACGGTGAGCGAATACCTCATTCGGCGCATGGTCCGCGCGGGGGCCGATAAAATTTGCATGGTCATCTCGGCGAACAAGTCCGATATCGTCGCGTATTATGGCGGCGAGGTCCCAGGGGCGAGCCTCGCGTACGTGGTGCAGCCGGAGCCTGCCGGCTTGTGCGACGCCATCTTCCGCGCGCTTCCCTTGCTCGGACGCGACGAGGACGTGGTCGTGGGGCTCCCGGACACCATTTGGTTTCCCGAAGACGCCCTGACATCGGTGCGCGTGGGCGACCGTGAAATTGGGTTCGTCCTCTTTCCCGTCGAGCGCCCCGAGCTGTTCGACGCGGTATCGTTGAACGAGGCGGGCGAGGTCCGCGAAATCCAAGTGAAGCAGCAGGGGGCCCGATCGAATTGGATCTGGGGGGCGTTTCGCCTCAAAGGGTCCACGTTGCACGAGCTCTACGAACTGTGGTGCGAGCGCGACAAAGCGGATCCCTATCTCGGGACCTTGGTGAACGCGTACCTCGAGCGCGGCGGCCGCGCCTACGGTGCGCGCATCGGCAAAGCCTATGTGGACGTGGGGACGTTGCACGGTTACCGCGAAGCACTCGAACTACTAGGAGGAGTACATGGGAGCCTCAATGGAGCTGGATCCGACCCAGATCGCTCGGCGCGTGCGGGATCTCGGTGATTGGTTTCACAATCTGGATCTGCGCGGCGTCAAGACGGCGCCCCATCACTTCCTCGGAGATTACCCGGGCGATAAATGGCGGCGCTTCGCCCACGCGATCCCCGCCGATCTGCGCGGCCAGAGCGTGCTCGACGTCGGTTGCAACGCCGGCTTTCACGCGCTCGAAATGAAGCGCCGGGGCGCAGGGCGCGTGCTCGGCATCGACAACGACGAGCGGTATCTGGCGCAGGCGCGCTTTGCGGCGTCGGTGGTCGGCGCCGAGATCGAATTTCGCAATATGAGCGTCTACGACGTGGGCAAGCTGGGCGAGCGGTTCGATTGGGTGCTCTTCATGGGTGTCCTCTATCATCTGCGGCACCCGCTCCTGGCGCTGGATCTTTTGCACGAGCACGTGGTGAAGAACACGCTGGTGTTTCAGACGATGATGCGCGGCAGCAGCAAAGAAGCATCGTGGGAGTCCGATTACCCCTTTTCGGAGCGGGCGATCTTCGATGCGCCCGAGTACCCAAAGATGCACTTCGTGGAGCAACGGTATTCGGACGACCCGACGAACTGGTGGATACCCAATTTGGCGTGCGCGAAGGCGATGCTCCGAAGCGCCGGCTTCGTCATCCTCGATCATCCGGAGGAAGAAGTGCTCATTTGCCAGCGAGGGGAGGTCCCGTGAGCGTCGAAGCCGTGATGCTGTGGAACGAGCCGAACAACATGTCGCACTGGGACGCGCAGCTCGATCCCGATTGGGCCATCTACGCCAAAATGACCCGCATGGCCGGCGAAGCCATCCGCGCCGAGGCGCCGTCGATCACCCGGGTGCTCGGGGGCATTTCGCCCATCGACCCGGAGTTCATTCAAAACATGGCGCGCCGGGGCACGCTCGAAGCCGTCGACGCGGTGGCGATCCATGGGTTTCCGCTCGATTGGAACCACTGGCAACTCGACGAGTGGCCGGACAAGATCGCGTCGGTCGCGAATGTTACGACGCACCCCGTCTGGGTCTCGGAGGTGGGCGTCTCGACCTTCGGCGCCGAGGAGGTCCAGGAGTTTGGATTGCGGCGCACGGCGGAGCTCATTTTGAACAAGGCGCCGCGCGTGCATTGGTACAGCCTGTACGATTTGCCGCGCGCGTGGCCGGCGACCACCCGGCACCGGGAGGCGGAGGGCTCCTCGTACTACCGCCATTTCTATATGGGCCTTCTGCGCGAGGATGGCACACCGAAGCGGGCGCTCCGCCACTTTACCGATTACACGCCCGCCCTGGGCATTTGCCAATGGTTCCATTTCGAAGATCATCGCCTGGACGACGCCGTACAGTGGTTCCGAAAGCTGGGGGTGCGCAAGGTGCGCACGGGCCTGAGCTGGGCAGATAGCTTGCGGCCGGGCGCAGAGGCGTGGCTGGATCGGCTGGTGCGCGCGCTCGATCCCTTCGACGTGACCTTGACGTATTGCTTTACGCCCGATTCGTGCGGGGTGCGGGCCGATCATACGAGCCCCCCGCAGCGGATCGAGGACTATGCGGAGTTCTGCGCGCGAATGACGCGGCGGTATGCATAGGCGGCGTAGCGGGCGCACGCCACGTCGAGCCGGCGGTGCTCGGGGTGGGCCTGGGGGAGCGATTGGCGCTCGAGGGCATGAAGGGCCCATTGGAACGAGACATAGGCGAGCTCGTAAAAGGCGAGCGCGATGCGCGGGTGGGTGCGCGCGGTTTCGCGCGCCATTCGGCGGATGAGGGATTCGTATTCCGTGTCGGATAAGTCGAGCTCGACCCGGGCGGCGGCCATATCCCATCCGATATCTTGGGCGCCAATGAGGTCGTGGGCCGCATGGTGGTCGAGCGCGTCGGTTTTGAGGATATGGCCGGCGGGGTCGATCAACCACTCCCACGCGTGCATTTTATTGTCGCTGCGAACGGGGGTGTGGTGGGCGTCGAGCTCGGGGAGATGTGCCGCCCATCGGGCGTGCGCGTCGCGCGCGAGCTCGTCGCCGAGGGCTTCGCGGAGGTTGCATACGAGCATTTCGAGCAGCTGCGGCGGTCGTGCGCCGGGGGCGTCGGGCGCGGGGTAGGTGCGGGATAAAAACGACAAATGGCGGGCCACCGCGTCGAGGAGGGCGGCGCGGTCGATTTGTCGGCCGCGCGAGGCGGCGGCCGGTAATGGGATGTAGCGCGCCAGCCATTCGCTGGCGATGAACCCATGGCGAAAGGCGGTGGCGGGGGGGATGAGGCCCGCGGCGGTCAAGGCGCGGGCGCGCTCCATGGCGGCTTCGCCGTAGTGGCCGAGCCCTGCGAATCGGAGGAGCCATGCTTTGCCTTCCGAGCCGGCGTCTGCCGAATGGCTCGCACTGTCCGAACCGCCCGGGCGCACGAGGAATTTGCGGCGTTCGCGCATGGCGATGCAGGGCGGCCAATCGCTCTCGCGGTCGAAACGATGCGCGCGCCAGGCGCCGCCGCTCAGGTCTTGCCAATGGGCGCTTGGGTCGGCGCCGCCGAGGGTGCCCGCAGCTGGCTCGCGAAGGGCCGGAAACCAATTCGCAAAGCGGATGGAGGGGGGAGCATGGGGTCCGAAGATGGCGTCGAAATCGGCCATATGGCGCGCGCACCGCGCCCAGCGCGCCCGGTGGCGCGCGCTACCCTGCGGTCCGATATCGCCGGCGTGGCTGGGAAAGAAGTGAATACGGGATGCGCGGCGATCCTCGAGCCAATCGGAGACGCTCCCAAAGGAGCTGCCCGATAAGCCGGGCCCTTCGTCGACAATGGCATAAGCGCGCCGGTCGCGCCCGTCGAGGATGCGTTCCGCCAACGCAGGATCGAGCTCCAGGGTCCGCGCAAACGGGTGCCCTACGGGCCGGACGCTAAAGACATCCGTCAACGACGTGTTCAAAGCCGCCGCGACGCATGCCGCCAGGCTGACGCCGATGCTGCGAATGCCGATGACGCTCCACGGCCCTGTGTGCACGCGCTGCGCGCGGTCCGCCGCGATGAAGTACGTCTCGGGATAGAGCGCATAATGCGCGTACCCCTCGAGGGCGCGCGCGTGAACGCACTCCGGGAGCGGCATGGCGAGGAGCTCGTCCACCATGGCCGGGTCCAGCGCCTCCTCGCCTCCGACGAGGCTCGATCCTTCGCCTCCGACGAAGCTCGAACGAAGCGCACGCGCCAAGAGCACGGAGAGCCGCAACGCCGCGCTTCCGAGCGCATGCGGCCGATCGCGCCCCGTGCGGCGAAAATCATCGTCGAGCAACCCCTGAACGATCTCCGCCGCGTCGATGAAGAGCGCCGCGATCGCCGCATGACGCTCAATCCACGCCCGCGCGTCACCGCCACGCACGACACAGTCGCCGCCACGCACACTGCCATTGCGGAGCTGCGCGTCGCCGCCACGCACGACACAGTCGCGACGCTGCGCAACGCCGTCGCGACGCTGCGCAACGTCGTCGCGGCGCTGCATGACGCCATGGCCCACCATCGCGCCCAAACGCGCCCGCAGCTGAACGAGTGCAGCCCGCGGGTCGCGCAGCCGTTCCGCATCGGCGAACACCAGCATGGATCAACACGAAATGCGCGCACGGCGCGCCGCCGGTTTGCGCTCGCGTGCGGCGCGGAGGGCGAGGACTTCGGCCGTGTAGCGCTCGAGCGACTCGGCGCGGTGAGCCGCGGTGTGCTCCGCCAACGCCCGCTTTCGCGCGCGCTTGGCCATGGCCAGCCGGGCCGGCTCCTTAACATCGCGCAAATATTGAAGGATCTGAGACGGCGTCTCCACCAAGGCGATTTCCCAACCCGGCTTGAAGAACGTCTCGATCCCGCTCCAGCGGTCGCTGAGCACCGGGGTCTCGCACGCCGCGGCCTCGAAGAGGCGCACGCTCGGCGAATACCCCGCGTCGATCATATCGCGGCGCGTGATGTTCAGCGTGTATCGTTGCGAACCGTAAAAGGCCCGGTGCTCCTGCGGCGAGAGGTGCTCCACCCGCTCGACGTTCCAGGGCCAAGCGATCGTGCTCGGATATTGCGGGCCCGCCACGATGTAGCGGCCCTCGGGCCATGCCCGCGCCGATTTGAAGAGCAAGTTCTCCATGGTGGGGTGGCGATCATCGCTGTACGTCCCCAAATATCCCAAATCCCAGCGCAGCTCCGCGTCACGCTCGGGGTGCTCGGGGTAATACAGCTCGGGGTCGAAGCTGCAATAGAGCGGGCGCGCGCAGCGGGCGCCATAATCGCGTTCCAAGAAGCCCAAGGTGGGGCCGCCGGTGAACGATAAATAGAGATCGTAGCTCGAGATGAGCTCGCGTGAGAGGTATTCGCATCGTCCTCGCTCGATCTGCCGCAAGGTCACGGGGGTGTCGATATCGTAGAAGGCCGTGCAGCCGCGGGCGGTGGCTTGGACCCACGCGCCCACGTCGATTCCCTCGGGTACGTACGAGCCGACCACCACCAGATCGGCGTCGCGAACCATGTCCGCGTACCTCTCGCGGAGCTCGTCGAGGCTTCCATAGAGGTACGTTCGGGCGAAGCTCGGCGAGGGCAGGTCGCGGTTGTCGGCGTAAAACGGGAGATCGCGCTCGAGGAAGACGACCTGGTGCCCGCGCGCCGCCAGCTCGCGCAAGAGGCCCCGGTAGGTGGTCGCGTGGCCATTGCCCCAGGAGGAGGTGATCGACAGTCCGAGGAAAACGAAGGTGTACGATGTCATGCGTATCCCATCAGGAGGACGTTGTCTCGTTGGTGCACCAAGAGCGATTCGATTTGGTGCGCGCGAATGGTGTATGTGTGATCCCGCAGCACGCGCTGGCGCGCCGAAGCTCCGATGTCCCGAGCCCTTCCGGGGTAGGTGCTGCGAACGAGCTCCGTGACGTGATCGCCGTCCTGGGCCACCAGGATTTCATGGCCGGGCTCGAAGAAGAAATCGATGCCGTCCCATGCGTCGGTGATGATGCACGCGCCCACCCCCGCGGCTTCGAAGACGCGCGTCGCGGGGGAATAGCCCACGGTGGCCATGTCGTTCCGCGATACGTTCAATACCAGGTTCGATGAAGCGAAGAGCGCGTTGTGGTCCGCCGTGTACACATGGCCGAGGGTGCGCACGTTGGGGGGCAAAGGCTTGTCGTGCCAGCCATTGCCTCCGAGGAGAAAGGTGCCATTGGGCAAGCTGGCCGCCGGGCGGAAGAAGAACTCGTCGATGCGCTCCTCCCGATCCGGCAGTCGATTGGCCAGCAAGGAGACGTCGGCCGTGAGCCTCGCCTCGGGCAGGACAGGAAAGTGCGTTTCGGGGTCGACCGCGTTGTAAATCGGTACGCACGCGCGCGCGCCCAGCGAGCGATAGGCGTTCACCACCGCGTCGCCGCCGCCGTAGGTCCATATCCAATCGTAGTGCGGTATCAGCTCCCCCAGCGGGTCTTTGCGGGCCTGGCGGATGCGCGCCAGGGTGGCGGGGGCGTCCACGTCCCAGAAGATGGTGGTCTGCCCCGCGCGTTTGTACGCGAGGACGGCCGCCTCGAGGACGTTGTCGAGCACCCCTACCCCGCTGGCCTTGACCAGGACATCGGCTTTGCGCGCGGCGTTCTCCACCAGCCGCGATACGGCGGCCGGATCCTCGGCGGGATACACCACCACGTCGGCCCATGGAGGGTCCGGGATATCGCGGTGCTTTTGCCGTTCGAACGCGTCGGGCTCGTAGAAGGTCACCCGGTGCCCGAGGGCGTGCAGCGCTTTGATGATGCCGCGATAATACGTGGCCGCGCCGTTCCAGTAGGCGGACACCAAACTGGACCCGAAAAATCCGATGTTCAGACCTGTTTTCATGACGAGACTCCTCGTTGGACGCCAATTTCATCGGCAATCGCGAGCAAGGCGTCGACGCGATGCGCGCACGTATGGCGCGCGCGGATCGTTTGCAATCCATGCTCCGCGAGCGCGCGGCGCAGGGAGGCGTCGAACATCAAGGAACGTAGATGCTGCTGCATCTCGGCGCCGCTGCGCGCGACGAGATAATCTTCTCCAGGCGAAAAGAGCCCCTCGACGTCCGACCACGGGCTGCTGACCAGCGGGATACCACACGCGAGCGCCTCGAAAGGGCGAATGGTGGGTATGCCCGGGAGCGCCTCGACATACGGACGCCGGGGGATGTGAACGGTGGAGCGAAAGGAAGCAAAGACATGCGGCACGCGATGATTGGGGAGCCACCCGCCGTAGGCCAGGTTCGCCGCGGCCAGCGCGGAGAGGGCCTCGGGCGGGTAGCGCACCCCGTGGACCCGTCCTCGCAAACCGAGGCGGGTCATGGGTTCCAAGAGAAATTCGTGGAGCTCGGCGGTGCGCTCGTCGTCGCCCCAGTTGCCGATCCAAACGACGTCGCCCGCCGGCGCGCCGGCGTTGGTCGCGCCCGCCGCGTCGGGTGCGAGGGGACGGAAGATGCGCGTGTCGGCCGCTTCGTGCCATGTCCACGCGCGCGCGGCCCATCCGCGCTCCATGTAGAGCGCGCGCAGCACCTCGCCAAACGCGAGCACGCCATCGTAGTGCGAGAGGTCGTAAGCGCGCATGGCCTCGGGTTGGGTGATGGCGCGGTGGTGCGTATCGTGGAAGAGGACGCGGTAGCTGCGCGCGCGGGCGCGGTGCTCACCGATGCGGCGCACCAGATCGGGCGCGCTCCACTCGTGCACCAGGACGAGATCGACGCAGTCGAGGGCTTGATCGAGATCGAGCGTCTCGGGATCGTAGAAATTGGGCGCGAGGTAAGGGAACGCGGCGCGCACGCCCTCGAGCACGGACTTGCCTTGCTCGGCCACCAGGTTCGTCATGCTCCACCCGTCGCGCGGCTCGAAGATGCGCAGCGCGTGGCCGCGCTCCATGAGCTCGACGCTCACCCCGCGGAGGAAGTGCGCATTTCCATGGTTCCAGTCGGAGAGGATCGAATGGCAGAACAGGGCAATTTGCATGGTGGTCAGTAGTCCAGGGACACAGCGGCGTTTCGTCGGATCGCGAGCCTCGGTGCCATGAGTCGGTCGTAGAGGTTGAGGTACGCTCGGGCCTGTGCGCTGGAGGGGAATCGGCGCGCTCGAAAGCGGGCGCGCTCGCTCATGCGGACGCGCAGCGCGGGATCGTCGATGAGCGCGCGGATGGCGGCCGCCAGCGCGTCGTGATCTTCCGGCGGGACGTAGAGCGCGGCGTCGCCCCAGATCTCGCGCAGGCTCGAAATGTCGCCCAGGACGAGCGCGCAGCCGGCGTGCGCGGCCTCGAGCGGCGCCAGGCCGAAGGGCTCGTAGCGCGCGGGGTGCGCGTAGATGGACGCGCGCCCGAGGCAGCCGGCGAGCGCTTCCCGCCCGAGCCAGCCGAGCGCGCGAACACCGTGGGGTACGCGGTCCGTGCCGTCGGGGTGCGCGGGGGAGCCGGCCACGTAAATGGGCCAGGGGATGCGATGCGCGACGGCGGAGAGGGCCTCGATGTTCTTCGCCTCGTCCCAGATCCGGCCGAGCGAGAGCACCGCCGGCGCCTTCGGCAGCTTGGGCGAGGGCCAGGGCGGCGCGCCATTGTGGATCACCAAGCCGTGCGCGGTTTCACCGTAGAAGGTCTGCACGGCGTCGAGCATGGCGCGCGTGGGCGCGACCACCGCGCGGACCGAGGCGAGCGCCGCGCGCACCTCGTCGCGGTAGATTCGGTAGCGGGCCGGCAGCGACTCTTTCTTCACCGCGCTCCACCACGACGCCACGCACGAGTGCGCGACCGTCATGACGGGGGCGCAAAATGGGAGGGAGCCGTGCGCGTACATGTTCAGGTGGATAACGTCGGGCCGGATGCGCTTCTCCAGATCGAGCAGCCACTCCCCGCTGCGTTCGACGTCGGCCCACGGGTCGTCCATCCACTCGAGCCGGCACTCCAGCGCGAAGAGATCGAGCCCTCGAATGCTCCGCGCGGCCGCGCGCTGCGAGGCGTTGGGCAGCGGGCCGAGCACCGCTAGAACGACCCGCACGAGGTCGCTCTCCTCGAAGGCCCTGGCCAGGTTCAAGGCGTACGTCCACACGCCGCCGACCGCGTCGCACGTCATGAGAATGGTTCGCATGCGCTT contains these protein-coding regions:
- a CDS encoding glycosyl hydrolase — encoded protein: MLWNEPNNMSHWDAQLDPDWAIYAKMTRMAGEAIRAEAPSITRVLGGISPIDPEFIQNMARRGTLEAVDAVAIHGFPLDWNHWQLDEWPDKIASVANVTTHPVWVSEVGVSTFGAEEVQEFGLRRTAELILNKAPRVHWYSLYDLPRAWPATTRHREAEGSSYYRHFYMGLLREDGTPKRALRHFTDYTPALGICQWFHFEDHRLDDAVQWFRKLGVRKVRTGLSWADSLRPGAEAWLDRLVRALDPFDVTLTYCFTPDSCGVRADHTSPPQRIEDYAEFCARMTRRYA
- a CDS encoding glycosyltransferase, producing the protein MKTGLNIGFFGSSLVSAYWNGAATYYRGIIKALHALGHRVTFYEPDAFERQKHRDIPDPPWADVVVYPAEDPAAVSRLVENAARKADVLVKASGVGVLDNVLEAAVLAYKRAGQTTIFWDVDAPATLARIRQARKDPLGELIPHYDWIWTYGGGDAVVNAYRSLGARACVPIYNAVDPETHFPVLPEARLTADVSLLANRLPDREERIDEFFFRPAASLPNGTFLLGGNGWHDKPLPPNVRTLGHVYTADHNALFASSNLVLNVSRNDMATVGYSPATRVFEAAGVGACIITDAWDGIDFFFEPGHEILVAQDGDHVTELVRSTYPGRARDIGASARQRVLRDHTYTIRAHQIESLLVHQRDNVLLMGYA
- a CDS encoding glycosyltransferase, which encodes MQIALFCHSILSDWNHGNAHFLRGVSVELMERGHALRIFEPRDGWSMTNLVAEQGKSVLEGVRAAFPYLAPNFYDPETLDLDQALDCVDLVLVHEWSAPDLVRRIGEHRARARSYRVLFHDTHHRAITQPEAMRAYDLSHYDGVLAFGEVLRALYMERGWAARAWTWHEAADTRIFRPLAPDAAGATNAGAPAGDVVWIGNWGDDERTAELHEFLLEPMTRLGLRGRVHGVRYPPEALSALAAANLAYGGWLPNHRVPHVFASFRSTVHIPRRPYVEALPGIPTIRPFEALACGIPLVSSPWSDVEGLFSPGEDYLVARSGAEMQQHLRSLMFDASLRRALAEHGLQTIRARHTCAHRVDALLAIADEIGVQRGVSS
- a CDS encoding DUF4202 domain-containing protein, with the translated sequence MLAGLRLMGGCKREVVVRLMRAFPTAKIAVGPSRPYGLCAYSEIVVHTEAWQQSPWNAGYFDEALVPALERDPVILDINGDPRDGDTPMQVLTRYQRFLDWSTRAPRDAYWKDLLEAHRALHDSSKPLVRADYDHAIDAWAWMLRLDPNATPEAQLAILFHDIERLVSEADARHEHHARDYRAFKEGHAREGARLASTIFARCGIAPEMRERATRWIARHESPEGGSHELALLNDADVLSFFSLNSPGYLRYFGREQTRRKVEYSFRRLSPQRRAVLLGLRLVDDVEEFLDEQLAREAREAREEVFA
- a CDS encoding glycosyltransferase, yielding MKRMRTILMTCDAVGGVWTYALNLARAFEESDLVRVVLAVLGPLPNASQRAAARSIRGLDLFALECRLEWMDDPWADVERSGEWLLDLEKRIRPDVIHLNMYAHGSLPFCAPVMTVAHSCVASWWSAVKKESLPARYRIYRDEVRAALASVRAVVAPTRAMLDAVQTFYGETAHGLVIHNGAPPWPSPKLPKAPAVLSLGRIWDEAKNIEALSAVAHRIPWPIYVAGSPAHPDGTDRVPHGVRALGWLGREALAGCLGRASIYAHPARYEPFGLAPLEAAHAGCALVLGDISSLREIWGDAALYVPPEDHDALAAAIRALIDDPALRVRMSERARFRARRFPSSAQARAYLNLYDRLMAPRLAIRRNAAVSLDY
- a CDS encoding glycosyltransferase; this translates as MKLVVFGLTISSSWGNGHATLWRGLCRALAQASHEVTFFECDVPYYAMHRDRPDPVGCTLHLYEKWEDVLPKVRATLANADAAIVTSYCPHARAATESVLSARVPMRVFYDLDTPVTLEHFLRGETVRYLPTGLLGDFDLVLSFTGGAALDALRYELGAQVVAPLYGSVDPETHHPCPPSRAYRSDLSYLGTYAEDRQAAVDRLFLDVARKLPSHSFFLAGSLYPEDIAWPRNVRTLAHLPPGDHATFFASSKLTLNATRGAMAKWGYCPSGRLFEAAACGVPILSDAWEGLDQFFVPGSEILLANDTPDAVRAIHTDPGHLARIAARARERTLDEHSAAVRARELVRLLEFPPESQATPRRSPLSGPEVRTPSSLPSTPSASGGAASMMRS
- a CDS encoding glycosyltransferase, with amino-acid sequence MTSYTFVFLGLSITSSWGNGHATTYRGLLRELAARGHQVVFLERDLPFYADNRDLPSPSFARTYLYGSLDELRERYADMVRDADLVVVGSYVPEGIDVGAWVQATARGCTAFYDIDTPVTLRQIERGRCEYLSRELISSYDLYLSFTGGPTLGFLERDYGARCARPLYCSFDPELYYPEHPERDAELRWDLGYLGTYSDDRHPTMENLLFKSARAWPEGRYIVAGPQYPSTIAWPWNVERVEHLSPQEHRAFYGSQRYTLNITRRDMIDAGYSPSVRLFEAAACETPVLSDRWSGIETFFKPGWEIALVETPSQILQYLRDVKEPARLAMAKRARKRALAEHTAAHRAESLERYTAEVLALRAARERKPAARRARISC
- a CDS encoding TIGR04290 family methyltransferase → MGASMELDPTQIARRVRDLGDWFHNLDLRGVKTAPHHFLGDYPGDKWRRFAHAIPADLRGQSVLDVGCNAGFHALEMKRRGAGRVLGIDNDERYLAQARFAASVVGAEIEFRNMSVYDVGKLGERFDWVLFMGVLYHLRHPLLALDLLHEHVVKNTLVFQTMMRGSSKEASWESDYPFSERAIFDAPEYPKMHFVEQRYSDDPTNWWIPNLACAKAMLRSAGFVILDHPEEEVLICQRGEVP
- a CDS encoding nucleotidyltransferase family protein, yielding MWGIVPAAGMGTRIQPLAFSKELLPVGSRLDGTIERPCTVSEYLIRRMVRAGADKICMVISANKSDIVAYYGGEVPGASLAYVVQPEPAGLCDAIFRALPLLGRDEDVVVGLPDTIWFPEDALTSVRVGDREIGFVLFPVERPELFDAVSLNEAGEVREIQVKQQGARSNWIWGAFRLKGSTLHELYELWCERDKADPYLGTLVNAYLERGGRAYGARIGKAYVDVGTLHGYREALELLGGVHGSLNGAGSDPDRSARAGSR